The segment GATGATCAAATCGACCTTCGCCCCACAGTCCAGCCGCGAGGCAATTCGCAAACCGCAACAGCGCGAAAATGCCGGAGTGCTGATTTCGGGTCAGCTGCGACTGACGATCAACGACCGGGCCTTTGATCTGCACCCGGGCGACAGCTTTCATTTCGAGGATCCGCAATATTCCTGGGAAAACCTTTCGGACGCGCCGGCGGTGGTGATCTGGGTGATCTCTCCGCCTGTCTACTGAGCAGAAACTGCACCGTATTGCGGCAGCATTTCGGTGCGACACACGAATTTGCACTGGAAACAGGCATTTCACCCTTTGCCCGGATGGCAGTCTGCGTTACCTCTGAACGCGAAAAATCAGCAGGACAGATCATGGACTTTATCGCACGGGCAACCGCAATCGTGGGCGGCGCAATGGTGTTGCTAAGACGGATGAGCGCACCAGCACCACAGGCCGTCGGCCTGACCCCGGACATTCCTGAGGCGCGCAAGCAGGGGATTATGACGCTCAAGATGCCGACGGCCAAGGGATGGGAGCCGGGCCATACCCCCACCGCCGCACCGGGATTAAAGGTCAACGCCTTTGCATCAAATCTGGCACATCCGCGCTGGATCGAGGTGCTGCCAAACGGCGATGTCCTGGTGGCCGAGGCGCTGCAACAGGAAAGCAAGCCCAAGACCCTGATGGGCCACGCCATGCAGGCCACGATGAAACGCGCCAAGGCCGTCGGTCAAAGCGCCAACCGCATTTCGCTGTGGCGTGACAGTGACGGCGATGGTGTGGCCGAAACCCGCGAAGTGTTCCTTGAAGGGCAGAACCAGCCCTTTGGCATGGCGCTGGTGGATGGAACGTTCTACGTCGGCAACACTGACGGTATCGTCGCATTCGACTACGAAGATGGCGCCACCCATGTGACCGGCCCCGGCAAACGGCTTGTCGAGTTCAAGCCGGGCGGCCACTGGACCCGCAGCCTGATCGTCTCGCCCGACCGAACCAAGATCTATGCCGGCGTCGGGTCGCTGAGTAATATCGCGGACGAGGGCATGGAGGCCGAAGAGGGACGCGCCGCAATCTGGGAACTGGATCTGGCAACCGGAAACGCCCGCATCTTTGCGTCAGGACTGCGCAATGCGGTCGGCACAGCGTGGGAGCCGGTGACAGGCAAGCTGTGGACCGCAGTGAACGAACGTGACGGGCTGGGTGACGAAACACCGCCGGATTATCTGACCTCGGTGCAGGACGGCGGGTTTTATGGCTGGCCCTATTGCTATTGGGGCAAAACCGTCGATGACCGCGTGCCGCAGGATGCCGCGATGGTCGCGCGCGCGATCACGCCGGATTATGCATTGGGCGGGCACACCGCATCGCTGGGCCTGTGCTGGATGCCTGCGGGCACCCTGCCCGGCTTTGGCGACGGTATGGTGATCGGCCAGCATGGATCGTGGAACCGCTCGATCCTCAGCGGATATCGAATGATCTTTGTCCCGTTTGAAAATGGCCGCCCGGCGGGTCCACCCCGCGACATCCTGTGGGGATTCCTGTCCGAGGATGAAAAAACCTCTTACGGCCGCCCCGTTGGTGTCGCGATCGGCCCGGATGGCACATCACTGCTGATGGCGGATGATGTGGGCGACGTGATCTGGCGCGTCACTGGCGCGTAAGCGCGGTCAGTCGACATAGGCGCGCGCGGTCTGGCACAGATCCTCGACCGCGCGAGCCGACCCGATGGCATTGGCCATCAGCAACACAAGCCGGACATTCAAGGCATGGCTTTGCGCCTCGCTCAGGCCGTCATGTGCGGCCATGATCACCGCATAGGCATCATCCGTGGCATCACCCAGTTGGCTGTCGTAGATTTGTTTCGCCATCACGTAACCTCGGTTGTTGTTGGGTGGCCAAGCGCCCGTAACATGGCCTTATGGACTGATTCAGCGTCCGGACGCGCGAAACAGGCTGCCACATAGCCGTCAGGGCGTATCAGATAGGCGATATCGCGACCGTAGCGTTCCATCGCAAAGCCATCGCGATCCGGGTAACAGGGATAATCGGCGGCTCGCTGCCCGACACCGATCCGTGCAAGTCCCGCCACATCCGGCAGCACCACATCCCCGAACCCGACCAGACAAAGCCCCAGCGGCAATACCGACACCAACCAGTCCATCCCCACCGGCGCGTCGATCAGCGTGGTTCCGGGCGCCACGGTCCCGCCGCCGAGCGTCTGCGGGCCGAACCCACTCAGATGGCAAGGCTGCGACAGGCGGCCCGAATTGATCATCCGTCGCGCGAACGGTTGATCCTGCGCCAAACGCAGGGTCTCGGCGCGAAACAGCGCCTCTATCGGAGATTTCGGCGTCATGAAATTGGTGGCACGGGTGGAATAGCGTATGTTTTCGTCTGCGGCGTGGCCACGTTCCACATCATAGCTGTCGATCAAACCATGCGGAGCAGCGCCGGACACAACAGCCGCCAATTTCCACCCCAGATTATCGATATCCTGAATACCGCCATTGCCGCCACGCGCCCCGAACGGCGACACCACATGCGCGGAATCACCAGCAAAGATCACCCGACCATGGACAAACCGATCCAGCCGCATGCAGCGGAACCGATAGAGGCTGATCCAGTCTAGACGAAGGGGTTTGCCGCCAGTGATGGCTCTGATCCGCGACATCACTCTGTCTTCATTCATATCCGAGGCCGGATCGCTACCAGGGTCGAGTTGCAGATCGATACGGTAAATATTGTCGGGCTGTTGATGCAGCAGGGCGGATTTTCCGGGGTGAAACACCGGATCGAACCAGAACCAGCGTTCGGGTGGTCCGTCGCCAAAGGGGTTTCCCGCCATCTCGATGTCCGCGATGAGGAACTGTTCTTCGAAAGTCTGCCCCTCGAACGGCAGGCCCATGCGTTTGCGGGTGGGAGACCCCGCGCCATCGCAGGCCACAAGCCATGTGGCGATCAGGTCATAGCGCCCCTCTGGCGTGTCTACCGTTATGCGCACACCATCACCCTCAGCCGCGTGGTCCACCACCTCAGACAAAAACCGCAGGTCGATCAGGTCGGGAAAGTCGCGGGCGCGGTCGATCAGGAACTCTTCGACGTAGTATTGCTGGAGGTTGATGAATGCAGGGTATTTGTGCCCGGCCTCGGGCAGCAGATCAAAGGCATAGACCTCCCTATCCCCATGAAAGAGCCGACCCGTCTGCCACGTGACCCCCTTGGCCAGCATCCGTTCGCCAATCCCCAGACGGTCAAAGATTTCGAGCGTCCGTTTGGCCCAGCAGATCGCCCGACTCCCGATCGAAACGACATCGTTATCGTCCAGCACAACCGAGGCCACACCGCGCTGCGCAAGATCAATCGCCAGCGCCAGCCCAACCGGCCCCGCCCCGACAATGGCAACAGGCGTATGACCTGTGCCACCGTTCAGGTCCGGCGGGCGGACAAACGGCTGTCGCAGGGGGGCATAGGCGGGCATGTTGGCGTCCTCCTTTGTCGCAGGTGGCGTCAGCCCTGCAAGTCGGCCCACATTTCCTTGTCCCGTTCAGCCGTCCAGACGCGGGGGGTGTCGATGCCGCGCGCTTCGTCATAGGCACGGGCGACGTTGAACGGCAGACAATGTTCATAGATCGCGTAATCAGCGAATTTGGGGTCGCATTCGGCGCGGCAAGCATCCCACGCCTCTTTCAGGCTACCGCCCCGTGCGACCACGCGGGCGACAGGTTTGTAGGTCGACAGAACAAAATCCCGCGTCGCACTGATTGCTTTGGTCACCATCTCGGGGCCGACCAGCGCATCGCCGCGGCCCGGTGCGATGCTATGGGGTTCGAACGCGGCGATGTTGTCCAGCGTGTCGGACCAATCCGAAAAATGCCCGTCGCCGCAGTAGCAAGCCGAGTGGTATTCAACGATATCACCGCTGAACATCACGTCCTGATCCGGCACCCAGACCACGGCATCCCCTGCCGTATGTGCCCGACCAAGGTGCATGATATCGACACGGCGCTTGCCCAGATAGACTGTCATTGAATCGGAAAACGTCGTGGTGGGCCAGGTCAGGCCGGGGATTTCTTCGTGGCCCTGAAAAAGCCGGGGAAAGCGGCCGAATTCGCTGTCCCAATCCTCTTGGCCGCGTTCAGCGACCATGGCACGGGCGGTGTCGGACATGATGATTTCGGGCGTACCATAGGCGCTCGCCCCCAGTACCCGGACGGCATGGTAATGAGTCAGGACAAGATGACTGATGGGTTTGTCCGTGACCTCGCGCACCTTTTCAATGACCATACGGGCCAGGCGCGGGGTGGCTTGCGCCTCGACGATCATCACAGATTCATCCCCGATGATCACCCCGGTGTTGGGATCACCTTCGGCGGTAAAGGCATAGAGGCCATCGCCAATTTCGGTAAAGGATATGGTCTTTTCGTCTAGGTCGTTCTGGCTCGCAAATCCGCTCATGTCTTGTCCTTGATATGTCTGACTGTCTGGCTGATAGCTCCAAAGATCGAGGCGCCGTTGTCATCCTCCATCCAGATTTTAACGTGGTCTCCGGGGCGCAGAAATGGTGTTGTTGGCGCCCCCGTCAGGATCGTCTCGATCATGCGCTGTTCGGCAATGCAGGCGTAGCCCGCGCCGCCCTGTGCGACGGGTTTTCCCGGACCACCGTCCAGTTTGTTCGACACGGTGCCGGACCCGACGATGGTGCCGGGGGCAAGGTTCCGGGTTCGGGCGGCATGGGCAATGAGTGTCGGGAAATCAAAGGTCATGTCGGTGCCCGCATCGACCCGGCCAAAGGGTTCGCCGTTCAGGTCTATACGCAGAACGCCGTGCAACTTGGCCCCATCCCATCCCGGCAGCGCGTCGGGCGTCACCGCGACAGGCGAAAAGCTGCACGCCGGTTTCGACTGCACGAATCCGAACCCCTTGGCCAATTCGCCGGGGATCAGGTTGCGCAGTGACACATCGTTGCACAGCATAACAAAGCGGATCGCCTCGGCGGCCTGTTCGCGGCTTGCGCCCATGGGAACAAAGCCGGTGATCACCGCAATCTCGCCCTCAAAATCGATGCCCCAGTCGGGATCGCCGACAATGTCGTCGGTCGGGGCCAGAAAACTGTCCGACCCACCCTGATACATCAGCGGGTCGTGCCAAAAGCTGTCGGGCATCTGCGCGCCACGTGCCTGGCGGACCAGTTCGACATGGTTCACATAGGCCGACCCATCGAGGAACTGGTACGCGCGTGGTAGGGGGCTGTGAACTCCGGAATCGGGGAATGACAGGGAATGATTGCGCGTCACATTGCCGAACCCCTTGTCCAGCCACTCTTGCAAACTCTGCGCGGCCATCCCTTCTATCCCGGTCAGATCGTCAGAAACAACGACAAGCTGACCATCGGGGGTGCCGGTATTGGACACCCGATCCACTGGTATTCTAAGCGTCGCAATCTTCATTTTCCCTCCGGCGTGCCGTCAAACTTTTTTTCCAGCGAGGTCCAGCAATCAATGTAATCGTCCTGCAACGGTGCCTCTTTAGCAGCGAATCTGGTCAGGTGCTGGGGAAACCGTGTCTCGAACATAAAGGACATGGTATTGTCCAGCTTGTGCGGCTTCAGATCGGCGGCACTGGCAGCTTCAAACGCTTCTCGGTCAGGGCCATGCGGTAGCATCATATTGTGCAGTGACATCCCACCGGGGGCAAAGCCGTTGGGTTTGGCATCATACTGGCCGTAGATGTTGCCCATCAGTTCGGACATGACGTTCTTGTGGTACCACGGCGGGCGAAAGGTATCCTCGGCGACGCCCCAGCGTTCGCGAAACAGCACAAAGTCGATGTTGGCGGTGCCTTCGACGCCAGAGGGCGCGGTCAGCACGGTAAAGATCGACGGATCGGGATGATCAAACAGCACCGCGCCGACCGGGCAATAGGTGCTCAGGTCGTATTTGACCGGCGCGTAATTGCCATGCCAGGCCACCACATCCAGGGGGCTTTGGCCGATCCGCGTCTCGTGAAATTGGCCCTGCCATTTGATGGTGACGGTTGAGGGTGTCTCGCGATCCTCGAACGCTGCCACGGGCGTCTTGAAGTCCCGGCGATTGGCCATGCAGTTTGCGCCGATCGGGCCACGCCCCGGCAGGTCGAACTTTTGCCCGTAATTTTCGCAGACAAAACCGCGCGCAGGCCCATCCAGCAGTTCAACCCGGTAGACAAGCCCGCGCGGCAGGATCGCGATCTCTTGCGGGGCAAGGTCGATAACCCCCAGTTCGGTGCAGAACCGTAACCTGCCCTCTTGCGGCACCACCAGCATTTCGCTGTCGGCCGAATAGAAATAGGCATCCTCCATTGACCGGGTGACAAGATAGATGTGACTGGCCATGCCGGTCTGCGTGTAGACATCCCCCGCCGTTGTCATCGTCCGCATCCCGGTGATCCAGGTCAAAGCAGCATCGGAATGCGGCACCGGATCCCAGCGATATTGCCCGAGCGAGGTCACGTCAGGATCGACATGTGGCGCGGATTTCCAATACGGCATGTCAATCCTGGCAAAGCGCCCAGTGTGTTTGACCGAGGGACGGATGCGGTAACACCACGTGCGTTCGTTCTGATGGCTGGGCGCGGTAAAGGCAGTACCGCTAAGCTGTTCACCATATAGGCCGTAGGCACAGCGTTGCGGGCTGTTTCGTCCCTGCGGCAGCGCGCCCGGCAGCGCCTCGGTTTCGAAATCATTGCCAAAACCGGGCATGTAGCCCGACTGCAACAGGGGCCCGTCGGCAGACTGGTTCAGGCCGGAAATCTTGGTCGGATCGGTCATGGCGGCTCCCCCTCTGGATCGTCTACCTGCGTGCTATTGGTTGATTTTGTAACTAACAACATCAAAAATGCAGTGCCGGGGGGCGTCTGCGCCGGCATCGCCGACAGGTCGGATCAGGCCTTGCGCGCCCGACCCGCGCTGCGCCGCTTATCCGCGCTCTGCGCCTTTCCCGGCATCCAGCCCAACGTCGCATCGGTCGGGCCACCGGGTTTATATTCCGCGCCCAGAGGGCGGTCATAGCCAAGCTCGTCCAGCAGCGCAAAAATATGAGGGTAATGCACCTCACCATGATCCGGCGCGGCCCGGTCGGGAACCGACGCAAACTGGACATGGCCGATGACGCGCATAAGATCCCGCAGGCGATGGCTCAGATCCCCTTCCATCAACTGCACATGATAGCAGTCGAACATCAGCGCCAGATTGGTAGCCCCAACTTCAACAATCAGGTCCAGCGCCTGATCGGTTGTGCGCAGGAAATATCCCGGTGCGTCATAACGGTTCAGCGGTTCTATCAGGATAGTGATGCCATGCGGCGCGGCGGCGTCGCAGGCATAGCGCAGGTTGGTGACAAAGGTGTTGTGGGCGTCCGCCCCCTCGGCAAAACCGGCCATGACGTGAACGCTGGCAGTGTCAGTCGCGACAGCATACGCGATGGCTTCGTCGATGGCGGCACGGGCTTCGTCGACGCGGTCCGGCAGTGCCGACAGGCCATTGTCACCTGCCCCGGTATCGCCGCGCCGTGTGTTCAGCCCCAGCATCGGCAGACCGGTTTCATGCAGCACGGCGGCAAGCGTCAGGGCCGACACGTCATAAGGCCAGTGGCATTCGACAGCGTCAAAACCAGCAGCCTTGGCCGCGCGGATGGCGGCGGGCAGAGACAATTCAGTCCACAGAAAGCCAAGATTGGCGGAAAATGTCGCCATGGTGGCGTCCCCTCCTCAGGATGTCGCGTTGGCGGTATGGCGGCACACTGCGCAGGCCAGTGCGCCGGGTCAAGCAGTCTGTCCCAGGTTCTGCAACGACAACGAAATTCGGCACACCGGAGGCAAAGCCCCGCCTCCATCAGAGGACCGCCCCGCCGCCCAAAGCTTTGCCAATCGCCCTAAAAGCAGGCAATCATCCCAGTCCGACGCCCACCCCGCAGGCGCATTCTGTAACCACGCCACCACCTGGCGCAGGGTCACTTTACATTCTCCCGAAATGCATCGCGGGTAGCGGCATGACCGCACCACTCTCCATCGTCATCATCGAACAAGAGCCCGAACGGGCCCAGATGATCATCGACACCATGCGTCAGGTTGATGACTACACGCTTCACGTCATTTCGGACTTTCGTGCCCTGCGGCAAAAGATTGCCGCGTTTAATCCCGACGTGGTGCTGGTCGACATTTCCAGCCCAAGCCGCGATATCCTTGAAGAACTGACCCTGGCATCAAGCCCGCTGGAACGTCCTGTGGCCATGTTCGTCGACCAGTCCGATAGTTCATTGACGCGGCAGGCGGTCGAGGCGGGCGTATCGGCCTATGTGGTGGACGGGCTGCGGTCCGGCCGGATCCGCCCGGTGCTGGATGCGGCGATTGCGCGGTTCCATATGTTCCAGCGGATGCGCACCGAATTGGAAGCCACCAAACAGGCGCTGGAAGAGCGCAAGATCATCGACCGTGCCAAGGGCATTCTGATGCGCAGCCGCAATATCGGCGAGGACGATGCCTATGCCCTGCTGCGCAAGACCGCCATGGACAAGGGGCGGCGGTTGTCCGAAGTGGCGGAATCTCTGGTGACGGCGGCAGAGCTGCTGTCATGAGCACAATCGAGATCAACGCAGGCTTCATTCCCCTTGTGGACGCCGCACCTCTGATTATCGCGCGCGAGATGGGATTTGCCGAGGAAGAGGGCCTGTCGCTGATCCTGCACTCAGCTCCAAGCTGGTCGACCCTGCGCGACCGGCTGGTGGTGGGACAAATCCAAGCTGCACATATGCTGGCGCCAGTGCCCGTGGCCATGGCGTTGGGGCTGGGCGGCATCGCTGACCGGATCGACGTGCTTCAGGTAACATCGGTCAACGGCTCGGTGGTGGGGGTATCGACCGCGGTCGCCCAAGAGCTGCGCGCCAAAGCCAATATGCCGGGATTCTTGGATGCCCGCGCGGCGGGTCAGGCGCTGATCTCGCTTGGTCGGCCATTGCGCATCGGCGTGCCATTTCCGTTCTCGATGCACGCGGAGCTGCTCTATTACTGGCTGGGCGCTTTGGGGCTATCAGTCCCACAATCGCTGGACGTGCGCACGGTTCCGCCCCAGTTGATGGCCGACGCCATATCCGCGGATGAGATTGACGCCTTTTGCGTCGGTGAGCCGTGGGGCTCGATCGCGGTTGAGAACGGCGTGGGCGAACTGCTGCTGCCAACCTGCACTATCCGGTCATCCGCACCCGAAAAGGTGCTGGCCATGCGCCACGACTACGCACAGACACAACCGGACGAGACCGGACGCCTGATGCGTGCAGTCTGGCGCGCCTGCCGCTGGCTGGCCCAACCCGCGAACCGCATCACCACCGCCGAAATCCTGCAACGCCCCGCCTATCTGGGTGTGCCGAGCGAAATCATCGACCGCGCGCTGAGCGGTCAACTGGTCACCACCAGCAATGGCCATGAACAACGCGTCGACGGGTTTCTGGAATTCTTTGCCGGTGCCGCCACATTTCCGTGGAAGTCGCAGGGCGCGTGGATTGCCGCGCAACTGGCTGCCCGTGTCGGGCTGGACCGTGATACCGCAATGACTGCGGCCAAGGCGATTTTCCGAACCGACCTTTACCGCGATCACCTTGCCTCGACCACGGCCGAAATGCCGGGTGCAAGCGAGAAACTCGAAGGCGCGCTGAGCGTGCCAACCGCCGTTGCCTCAGAATCAGGTCAGCTGACGCTGGCCCCGGATCGGTTCTTTGACGGGCGCATTTTTGACCCTTCCGCAAAAAACTGACTGCAAAACAGGCATCGCCTGACAAACAATGCTGCAGAGCAGCATGAATTTTTAGCAGAAACGTCTTTTCCTTTGATTGAATGAATGTGTCGAGCGATGAAGGTTGCAGGGAACGCAATGGCGCGTCTCCTACCGAATTTCCCCAGATGGGTCTCTGAGCAACGCCGCTCGACTTCCGCGATGATACGCGGACAGTCAGCGGCGTTTTTTTGTGTTTTTTGCCCAGTTTCGGGCGCCAAAAAGGACGGACGAATGAAGAACCTCTATGCTGCCATCGCCTCGACCACAATGCTGGTAAGCCCGGCCATGGCCCAGATGCTGGACTTGGAAAAAGACGAGCTGACGTTCGGCTTTATCAAGCTGACGGACATGGCGCCGCTCGCCGTGGCGTACGAACAGGGCTTTTTCCTCGATGAGGGGCTATTTGTGACGCTTGAGGCACAGGCCAACTGGAAGGTGCTGCTGGATGGCGTGATCGACGGCACATTGGACGGCGCGCACATGCTGGCGGGTCAGCCGCTGGCCGCCACCATCGGGTACGGGACCGAGGCGCATATCATCACCCCCTTTTCGATGGACCTGAACGGCAACGGCATCACTGTGTCGAACGAGGTCTGGGAGATGATGAAACCCAACATCCCGACAATGGACGATGGTCGCCCGCAGCACCCGATTTCCGCCGCGGCCCTGGTGCCGGTGATTGACCAGTTCCGGTCCGAGGGCAAGCCGTTCAACATGGGCATGGTGTTCCCGGTATCGACCCACAATTACGAATTGCGCTACTGGCTGGCCGCGGGCGGGATCAATCCCGGCCTCTATTCCCCCGAAAACGTCACCGGCCAGATCGGTGGCGATGTTTACCTGTCCGTCACACCACCGCCGCAGATGCCATCGACGATGGAAGCGGGCACAATCAACGGCTATTGCGTTGGTGAGCCGTGGAACCAGCAGGCGGTGTTCAAGGGCATCGGCGTGCCGGTGATCACCGACTATGAGTTGTGGAAGAACAACCCTGAAAAGGTGTTCGGCATCAACGCGAGTTTTGCGCAGGATTATCCCAATACCACACTGGCCGTGACCAAGGCGCTGATCCGCGCCGCGATGTGGCTGGACGAAAACGACAACGCCAACCGCGAAGAGGCGGTCGAGATCCTGTCGCGCTCAGAATATGTCGGTGCGGATGCCGAGGTGATCGCCAATTCGATGACCGGAACGTTTGAATATGAAAAGGGCGATGTGCGCGACGTCCCGGATTTCAACGTGTTCTTCCGCTACAACGCGACCTACCCGTTCTATTCTGACGCGGTCTGGTATCTGACGCAGATGCGCCGCTGGGGCCAGATCGCCGAGGCGCAGACCGACGCCTGGTACGATGAGACCGCGCGCAGCGTCTATCGCCCCGACATCTACCTTGAGGCCGCGCGCCTGCTGGTGGACGAAGATCTGGCCGCCGAGGCGGATTTCCCTTGGGACAGCGATGGCTACAAGGCACCGACCCCTGCGTCCGATATCATCGACGGTATCGCCTATGACGGCAAAACCCCCAACGCCTATCTGGAGAGCCTGCCGATCGGCCTGAAGGGTGCCCAGATCGTCGTCGGTGACGAGGTCCAGGGCTGATGCGCAACGCCCCGGCACCTTCGTTTGAATGGTGCCGGGGCAGTGTCTGTCCCGATCCAGCTAATTTCCATTCGCAAGACCGAACCGCATCACTCTCCGAGGACACCCTGTCATGACAACCATCGACCCTGACTTCGCAGACCGGGAAGCCCGCCGCGCCCGGCTATTCACCCGCATCAACAAGGCAGATCCTTGGTTTCAGGTGCTGGGACTGAGCTGGATGACTCCGGTTCTAAAGGCCGCCGCCGGTGACAATCCCCGCGCACAGGCCAAGGATATCTGGCGTCTGCTGGGTGTGCCGATGTTGGCCATCGCAATATTCCTGGTCGCCTGGGCCACGCTCGCACCGACCGTGCAGACATCGCTGGGCGCGATTCCCGGCCCCGGTGCGGTCTGGACCGAAGCGGTAAAGCTGCACGAGGACGCACAGGCCAAGGGGGTCCGGGAGGCAAAGTTCTATGCGCAGATCGACAAGCGCAACGAAAAGATGATCGCCGCCGGTCGGCCCGAGGATGTAAAGGATATCGCCTATACCGGCGCGCCCAGCTACTACGACCAGATCTGGACTTCGATCAAGACCGTGTTCTTTGGCTTTCTGATCGCCAGCGCCATTGCCATTCCGCTAGGCATCATGGCTGGCCTGTCGGCCACTGCGAACGCCGCGCTGAACCCGCTGATCCAGATCTTCAAGCCCGTCAGTCCGCTGGCCTGGCTACCGATTGTGACAATGATCGTCTCGGCGGCTTATGCCACCAATGACGGCATGTTCTCGAAATCCTTCCTCGTGTCCGCCATCACCGTCACGCTCTGCTCGCTCTGGCCGACGCTGATCAACACGTCACTTGGCGTGGCAAGCATCGACAAGGATCTGGTGAACGTCTCCAAGGTGCTGAAAATGAACACCTGGACCAAGATCACCAAGCTGGTGCTGCCCTCGGCGCTGCCACTGATCTTTACCGGGCTGCGCCTGTCCCTTGGTGTGGGCTGGATGGTGCTGATTGCCGCCGAAATGCTGGCGCAGAACCCCGGCCTTGGCAAATTTGTCTGGGATGAATTCCAGAACGGATCGTCGCAATCACTGGCCAAGATCATGGTCGCCGTCTTCACCATCGGGATCATCGGCTTTGCGCTGGACCGGGTGATGTTCGCGCTGCAATCCGCCTTTACCTTTTCGGCAAACAGGTGAGCGACATGGATATTCTCAGCTTTCAGAACGTCTCCAAGGGCTATGGCGAAGGGTTGAACCGCGCCGAAGTGCTTCGCAACATCAACCTCAACGTCCGCGACGGCGAATTCCTTGCCATCCTTGGCTTCTCGGGGTCAGGCAAATCCACCATCATGAACCTGATGGCGGGTCTCGACACCCCGGACAAGGGGTCTGTCATGTTCAAGGGTGCGCCGGTGACCGAACCGGGGCCGGAACGCGGCCTGGTGTTTCAGAACTACAGTCTGATGCCATGGCTCACCGTGCGCGGCAACGTGATGCTGGCGGTGGATTCGGTGTTCCCGCAGATGCCCAAGGCCGAAAAGCTGGCCAAGGCAGATCACTACATCGCCATGGTTGGCCTCAGCCATGCGGCACTGCGTCGCCCGTCCGAACTCTCTGGCGGCATGCGGCAGCGGGTGTCGGTGGCGCGTGCGCTGGCAATGTCGCCTGAAATGCTGCTGCTGGACGAGCCGCTGTCGGCGCTGGACGCCCTGTCCCGGGCCAATCTGGCGGACGAGATTCTGGACATCTGGGAAACCGACAAAAAGACTGTTGTGCTGATCACCAACGACGTAGACGAGGCCATCATCATGGCCGACCGGATCATCCCGCTGAA is part of the Puniceibacterium sp. IMCC21224 genome and harbors:
- a CDS encoding ABC transporter permease; translation: MTTIDPDFADREARRARLFTRINKADPWFQVLGLSWMTPVLKAAAGDNPRAQAKDIWRLLGVPMLAIAIFLVAWATLAPTVQTSLGAIPGPGAVWTEAVKLHEDAQAKGVREAKFYAQIDKRNEKMIAAGRPEDVKDIAYTGAPSYYDQIWTSIKTVFFGFLIASAIAIPLGIMAGLSATANAALNPLIQIFKPVSPLAWLPIVTMIVSAAYATNDGMFSKSFLVSAITVTLCSLWPTLINTSLGVASIDKDLVNVSKVLKMNTWTKITKLVLPSALPLIFTGLRLSLGVGWMVLIAAEMLAQNPGLGKFVWDEFQNGSSQSLAKIMVAVFTIGIIGFALDRVMFALQSAFTFSANR
- a CDS encoding CmpA/NrtA family ABC transporter substrate-binding protein, encoding MKNLYAAIASTTMLVSPAMAQMLDLEKDELTFGFIKLTDMAPLAVAYEQGFFLDEGLFVTLEAQANWKVLLDGVIDGTLDGAHMLAGQPLAATIGYGTEAHIITPFSMDLNGNGITVSNEVWEMMKPNIPTMDDGRPQHPISAAALVPVIDQFRSEGKPFNMGMVFPVSTHNYELRYWLAAGGINPGLYSPENVTGQIGGDVYLSVTPPPQMPSTMEAGTINGYCVGEPWNQQAVFKGIGVPVITDYELWKNNPEKVFGINASFAQDYPNTTLAVTKALIRAAMWLDENDNANREEAVEILSRSEYVGADAEVIANSMTGTFEYEKGDVRDVPDFNVFFRYNATYPFYSDAVWYLTQMRRWGQIAEAQTDAWYDETARSVYRPDIYLEAARLLVDEDLAAEADFPWDSDGYKAPTPASDIIDGIAYDGKTPNAYLESLPIGLKGAQIVVGDEVQG
- a CDS encoding CmpA/NrtA family ABC transporter substrate-binding protein, which codes for MSTIEINAGFIPLVDAAPLIIAREMGFAEEEGLSLILHSAPSWSTLRDRLVVGQIQAAHMLAPVPVAMALGLGGIADRIDVLQVTSVNGSVVGVSTAVAQELRAKANMPGFLDARAAGQALISLGRPLRIGVPFPFSMHAELLYYWLGALGLSVPQSLDVRTVPPQLMADAISADEIDAFCVGEPWGSIAVENGVGELLLPTCTIRSSAPEKVLAMRHDYAQTQPDETGRLMRAVWRACRWLAQPANRITTAEILQRPAYLGVPSEIIDRALSGQLVTTSNGHEQRVDGFLEFFAGAATFPWKSQGAWIAAQLAARVGLDRDTAMTAAKAIFRTDLYRDHLASTTAEMPGASEKLEGALSVPTAVASESGQLTLAPDRFFDGRIFDPSAKN
- a CDS encoding ANTAR domain-containing response regulator; translated protein: MTAPLSIVIIEQEPERAQMIIDTMRQVDDYTLHVISDFRALRQKIAAFNPDVVLVDISSPSRDILEELTLASSPLERPVAMFVDQSDSSLTRQAVEAGVSAYVVDGLRSGRIRPVLDAAIARFHMFQRMRTELEATKQALEERKIIDRAKGILMRSRNIGEDDAYALLRKTAMDKGRRLSEVAESLVTAAELLS